CCTCGCCCCGGTCGACCTCCACGATCAGGTAGTCGCCCAGCTCGAACTGCACGTTGGCCCGGTTGATAAAATATTCCCGGCGCTCGCCCTTGAACTGCACCTCAATCATCTCCATGCTCGATCCCCACGGCCTTTCTCATATCGGCGATAATCGACCAGCCCAGAAGCCTCAGGTTCACGTTCCGCCCGAGGTCATCTCCCAGGCCCGCCATCCGTCCCAGAAGCCCGGTGAGGGAGGCGGCGTCGACCGTTCTTTCGGAAAAGTCACATAGAGCCCGGTTCGCTGCCGCGGGTTGCGGCCCGCCCAGGCGCATCACAAGAGCGTCCCGCAGCCCCTGGGTCAGTCCGGCCGCGAAACGCTCGAAATCGCCACGGTTATAAAACGGCCCGCTGCGGTCCTCCAGCAGGCTGAACGACGGTTCCATGCCCCGCGCCAGCACGGCCTCGAACACCGCGCCGATCCACTCGCGCTGACGGTCCAGGGATTCCTGGTCCAGCAGGCGGAACGCCAGGCTCAGGTTACTGTCCGCCAGGGCCAGCAGTTCGGCCGCGGTGGACTCCTCCTGCCCGAAGCGCCCGCACAGCACCCCGAGCGCCGCCGCCCGCCCAGGGCGCCGCACCCGCAGACGCTGGCAGCGGCTGAGGATCGTGGGCAACAGGCCCGAAGGGCGCTCGGTGCAGAGGATCAGCCACACTCCGGCGCGCGGCTCCTCGAGCAATTTCAGCAGCGCGTTGGCCGCCTCCAGGCGCAGTTTTTCCGCACCGGTCATTATAAATACTTTATTGCGGCCCTCATAGCAACTTTTTTCCGCTTCCGCGCGGACCCGCGCCACCGCGCCGAGATGATGCTCGCTCTTTTCTGGGAAGCGCAAATCCAGCCAGGGGGCCTGCCGCCTCTGCTCGTAGACCTCGGCCAGGCGCTCCTCGTCCAGGCGGCCGTTCTTGTAGAACGAGCCCGGCACGGGCGGGATCCAGATCACATCCGGGTGCGCCAGACGCTCCACCTTGCGGCAGGAGTCGCAGACCCCGCAGGGCGCTCCGCGGCCCCCGCTCTCGCGGCAGTTGAGCGCCGCGGCCAGGTAGAAAGCCAGGCTGCTCTTACCCGCGCCGTCCGGCCCGTGGAACAGAAGCGTCCCGCCCAGCCGTCCCCCGGCCAGGGCGCCCAGCAGACGGCCGCTTTCGGGCCCCTTGTCCAGCAGCTCGGTCAGCCCCGGACCCCGGAGCGCCTCTTTCGCTTTTCCGGCCAAACCCTCTTCCCCCTACATGCCGCGCTTGAGCCAGGTGCGCGGGTCCACCGCACGCGCGCCCTCGCGTATCTCGAAATGCAGCAGCGGCCCCTCTAACGAGCCGGTGGAGCCCACCTTGGCGATCACCTGGCCCTCGGTCACTGTCGCGCCCTCGGCCACGAACACATCGCTCAGGTGCGTGTACAGGCTGTACACTCCGCCCCCGTGGTCGATCATCACCATCTTGCCGTAGCTGCGGTACCACTCCACGCGCATCACCACGCCGCCGCCCACGCACTTGACGCTCTCGCCCTCGTTGGCCTGGATGTCGATGCCGTTGTTGATCACCCGGGTGCGCGTGATCTGGTCGGTGTAGGGGCCGAACCCGCGCAGGAGTGTGCCCTTGGCCACGGGCCAGCTCAGGCCGCCCTTGCGCCCGCTCAGGTGCGCCACCTCGGGCGGCAGGGTTTTGCCCTGACGGCGGGCGGCCTCGGCCGCCTCGCGCCGCTTGCGCTCCCACTCGGCGATCATCTCGCGGAACCGCTCGGCCTCTGCCTTGCGCTCCTCCAGCGACTTGAGCACCTCGGCGCGCTGGGCCTTGACATCCTTGAGCAGCTTCTGGCGCTCGTTCTCCTGGCTCGCGAGCTGACGGCTCTCGCGCTCCAGCTCGGCGCGGCGGGTCAGGCGCAGGGCCAACTTGCGCTCGCCGGCCAGCTTGTACTGGCTATAACTCTGGCGCAGCCCGCCCACCTCGCGCACCAGGCGCTTGTCCTGGGTGGCGATCAGGGTGAGGTACTTGAAACGGCGCAGCAGGTCGGTGAAAGAGTGGCTGCCGAAGATCACGGCCAGGGAATGGAGGCGGCCGCGCTTGTAGATGCCCCGCAGGCGGCGGTTGAGGATGGCTTTCTTCTGGGCGAGCTGACGGCCGCACTTGTCTAATTGGCGGCTTAGGAAGCTGATCTCGTTGTTCAGCTCGCCGATTTCGCCGTTGAGCGAAGCCAGGGTGCGCTGCGAGCGGTCGATGCCGCGCTCGATGTCGCGTATCTGGCGCAGCACGCTCTGTTCCTGTTTTTCCAGGCCCTGGGCTTTCTCGTGCCCGGCCTGGATCTCTTTCTCCAGCTTCTGCAACTGGCTGCGCGAGCTGTTGATCTTGTCCTCGGCCTGCTTGACCGTGCCGGTCTGCGCGCTCAAGCGCAACGGCAGGGCCAGGGCCAGCAGCAGGCAGGCCCCGGCGGCCAGGCATGCGCCGGCGCTGCTCGGGCGTTTTCTCATCGCGTGCTCCGGCTCTGGTGGCTCGTCGCCCGCACGGTCAGACCCGTCTCAGGTAGCGGCCCAGGGAAATCCAGCTCCCAACCAACCCCATCAGGGCGCCCGCCGTGACCGTGTACAGGAAGTACTCGTCCGGGAACGGGGCCAGGCGGTAGACCCGGCGGTTGAACAGTTCGAGGATCACGAAGATCAGGCCCGAGGCCACCAACCCGCCCAGCGCACCCTTGAGGAAACCCTCCAGCAGAAAGGAGCGCCGGATGTAGCCGTTGGTCGCCCCGACGATCTTCATGATGAATATCTCTTTCTGGCGGCTGAAAATGGCGATCTTGATCGCACTGGCGATCAGAACCACCGCCACCAGCGACAGCACGGCGAAGCTGACCATGCCCACCACCGAGGCCACGTGATGGATCACGTCCATCTTGCGCAGCCACTCACGGCCGTAGTCCACCTCCTCGACAAAGGGGTAGGCCGCGGCCAGGTCGGCCACGTTGCGCACGCTCAGGGTGTCGCGCCGTCCCGGCTGCATCGAGATCGAGAGCGAGGCCGGCACGGGGTTGCCCTCCAGGTCCTGCAGCAGCTCACTGTCGGCGCCCAGGTCCTCGCGGAACCGCGCCAGGGCCTCGTCCTTGCTGATATACTCCACCTTGGCCACGCCCGGGGCGCGGCTGAGGTCCTCCACGGCCAGGCCCACTTTGCCCCGGTCCGCGTCATCCCGCAGGTAGACCACCACCTCCACCTTGTCCTCCATGGCCCGGATGAGCGCGCTCAGGTTGATGAGCACGACTCCCAGGCAGTCCAGCACCAGCAGGCTGAAAGCGGTGGAGACGATGGCGAAGGCGGTCATGACCCTGGCGCGGGTGAATCCCAGCAGGGCCTCGCGGATCACACGGAGCATCGGGGGCGGTCCCGGGTGAAAGTGAAAGTCCGTCTATATCAGAGCAGGGGGCCGGAGACGAAATCGCCCACGGTCCCGTCGAAGACAAGACGTCCGCCCGCGATGTGCAGGCGGCGGAAATGCTCGCGTCCCTGGAGCAGGCTGTAGTCGTGGGTGGCGATCAGCACCGCCGTGCCCAGGGTGTTTATGTCGATCAGCAGGCGCATGATCTCCTCGCTGATCTGCGGGTCGAGGTTGCCGGTCGGCTCATCGGCGATCAGCACGAACGGCTCGCCCACCAGGGCGCGCGCGATCCCCACCCGCTGCTGCTCGCCGCCCGAAAGCTCGTGCGGGTAGCAATCGGCCTTGCCGCTCAGGCCGAGCTGGGTCAGCACCCGTCCCACCCGCTGGCGGATGAACGAGCGGGAGGCGCCGGTCACCTCCAGGGCGTAGGCCACGTTCTCGGCTGCGGTGCGGTTTTCGAGCAGGCAGAAATCCTGGAACACGATCCCCAGCTTGCGGCGCAGGGCGGGCACACGGCGGCGGGGCAGGGAACTGGAGCTGAAACCGGCCACCACCACCTCGCCCGCGGAGGGGCGCAGGTCGTGGTAGATCAGGCGCAGAAGGGTGCTCTTGCCGCTGCCGCTGGGCCCGGTCAGGAAAACGAACTCGCTCTTGTCAATATGGAAGCTGACGTTTTCGAGGACACGGCCCCGGCGCTTGTAGCCGGCCGCGACATCGGTGAAAGTGATCATCCGGCGCTCCGTGCCGCCCGGTTCCGGCCGAGCAGCGCGGCCAGGCGCAGGGCTTCCTGCATGCTTGAGCTGTCCGCCGTGCCCCGGCCGGCGATATCCAGCGCGGTGCCGTGGTCCGGCGAGGTGCGGACAAAAGGCAGGCCGAGGGTGATATTCACCCCGCGGCCGAAAGCGTGCATCTTGATCGCGATCATGGCCTGATCGTGGTACATCGCCAGCACGGCGTCGAACTCCCCCCGGGCGGCGCGCACGAACACGGTGTCGGCCGGGAACGGCCCGGCCACGCCCAGACCCTCGACCCGGGCCGCTTCCGCAGCCGGGATTGTCACCCGCTGGTCCTCATCCCCGGCCACCCCGCTGTCGCCCAGGTGCGGGTTCAGCCCGCAGACAGCGAGCCTGGGGCTGGCGATGCCGAACAGAAAGCGCAGGGCGGAATCTATTATCCGGCACTGGGACAGGATCAGATTCTGGGTTATCGCCCCAGGCACGCGCGCCAGGGCGATATGGGTGGTGGCCGGGACAACGCGCAGGCCCGCCCCGGCCAGCATCATCGACACCTCGCAGTCGCCCGCCAGGTGGGCCAGCAACTCGGTGTGTCCGGGGTAGTGGTAGCCGCCGGCATTGAGCGCCGATTTGTCCAGAGGCGCGGTGGCAATGGCCGCGGCAGTTCCATCCAGGGCCAGATGAGCGGCTTTCTCCACGGCCCGCCCGGCCCAGGCGCCGCTCAGCTCCGGGCGCGCGCGCAGCCAGGCGCGCCACTCGGGGCCGGCAGCCTCCAGGGCGGCCAGCTCAGCCGGGGCGGCCACCTCGAGCGTGGCTCCGATCAGCGAGGCCACCGGCTCGGGACAGCCCGCCCCTCCCGGCCACAGCTCCGCCGCAACACGCTCCAGCACCGCGCGGCAGCCCACGGCCAGGGGCCGGAACAGGTCCTCGCCGCTGAGGGCCGCGACCGCCTTGAGCAGCACCTCCGGCCCTATCCCGCGGGCATCGCCCGCGCTCAGGGCCAGCACCGGCGATCCGGTTCCGGAGTTCGCTCCCGGTTCCACGCTTAGAACCCCTCCTGGGGGTTCCAGTCCTTGAAACGGATTTCCACGTAGGTTTTCTCGCGCAGCTTCTGCAGATAGGCCTCGATCATTTTCTGCTGCTGGATACGCTCGATCAACTGGTCGCGCAACTCCTCGAACGACACCGGCGCGGCCGGCTTGTACTCCATCTCCAGCACCACCAGGTAACCGCTGGGCCGGGCCTCGACCACCTCGGAGATACGCTGGGTGGTGTCCGCGGGCAGGGGGGTCATCGCACCCTTGAGGGCGTTGATCACCGGCTGCTCGAGCTTGTCCATCTCCAGCAGGGGCGGGTTTTCGGGAAGCTGGCTGGCGTCCTCGCTGTTCTCCTTGGCCAGCTTGTAGAAATTCTCTCCGGCCAGCACCCTCTGGCGCAGGCTTTCGGCCAGCTCACGGGAGTGGGCCCAGTCCACATCGCGAATCTCGGTCTGGGCCAGGATATGGCGGGCGCGGACCTCTTTCTGACGGCGGGCCTCGACCCGGATCAGGTGCCAGCCGTACTTGGAGCGCACGATGCGAACCTCGCCCACTTTCATCTCGAAAGCGGCCTCCTCGAACTCCTTGACCATCTCACCCTTGGAGAAAAATCCCAGGTCGCCGCCTCGCGCGGCGGCGGACGGGTCATCCGAATATTTTTCGGCCAGGTAGGCGAAATCGGCGCCGCCCTTGTACATGGCGTAGATCGAGTCGATCTTGGCCCGGGCGCTGTCCAGGACCACCTGGCCCGGCTTGGGTGCGATCAGCATGTGCAGGACCTTGACCTCTTCCGGGCGCATCGGGCGCTGGGCCTGGGCGTCGAACAGCGCCCTGGCCTCCTCCTCGCTCACCTTGACCCGCGGCATGTCGTGGCTGCGGTCGCGCAGGAAATTCTGGCCCATCAGTTTATCGCGCATCATTTCGCGGTAGAAATCCTTAAGCTGGACCATGCTCAGCCCCGATTCGGCGATGTTGCGCTGGAAAGCCTCCTCGCTCGGAAACTGGGCCCGCATGTCCTTGAGCTGGCTCTCCACCATCGGGTTGAGCTCGTCCTCCGCCACCTCGACCTTGGCCTCCTTGGCCTGGTGGAGCAGCACTTTCTGGGCGATCGCCTCGTCCAGCACCTGGTGGGTGATCTGGTGAATGGCCGCCGTATCGCTGATCGGGATGCGGTTCTGGCGGAGCGCGGTGATCAACTCCATCTTGATCTCGCTGGCGAGGATTACCTCGTCCCCCACCACAGCGGCGATGTCATCCTGCACGTAGCGCGTGTCCGGACCCGTGGCTGGCTTGGCGGCGGCGCTGTCGGAAGCGGCGGCAGCCTGGAAAGGGTTCTCCTCCTGTGCGGCCAGGGCGCCGAAAGACAGCGCCAGCAATGCTGCAAGCATATACCTCTTCATCGTTTACTCCATCCGGTTGTGGATTCGCTCACGCCCATTCCGGGCGCGCCCCATCGGCCCGTCCCGTCTTTTCGGAACAGAAATATAAGCCCGGCCCCCGCGGGTGTCAACCGCCCGCCGGAGTTTATAGAATTAAAAATCAATGGATTATGGCCGGAAAACGGCCGGGTCGATGATTAATACCCCTGCGCGGAGGAGAGGGTGCGTTATTTCCGGCGAACGCCAGCCGGCTAAAGGCCGGCGGCCGTGGGCAGCAGGCTGTCGGCCGGGACCGCTCCGGACAGCAGTGCTCCCAACGGAAAAGCCCTTCCCGGGAACAATACCCGCAGAAGGGCTTTCCTTATCAAGTTGACTTTTTCTGGGCTGCGTCAGGCTCAGAAAGCGTACTGCGCGCTCAGGACCAGACCGTCGCCCAGGCCCACCCGGCGGGTGGATTTTTTGTCTCCGGCGTTCACATAGGCCGCCACCAGGGTCAGATGGGGATCGGCGAACCAGGCCGCGTGCAGGTCCCAATAGCCGCTGTTGCGGAAAGCGTCGAACTCCGCACCCTGAAGGTACTCGAACCCGAGGGCCAGATTGGGCCGCGGCAGAAGGTCCACGTTGCCGAAGAAAGTCTGGTCACGCTTGTCGTCGAAACCGAATACGCCGGTCACCCGGTTTTCGGTGGAGAGCAGACCGCCGGACAGCAGCAGCGGACGGGGAAGCTGGGTGATAAGCTTGCTCGCCACCAGGTAGAGATCGGCGCTGCTGTTCTCGGTGGGCGCGGCCACGCCGGAGGCCCGTTTCCAGATCACCCCGGCCGAGACCGCCGGCACCGCCGGGCTGCCCCCGGCATTCTCCGGCACCAGCAGGACTTTGGCCCCCAGCGAGTGCTTGTGGATGTTATGCCCCGCGGGGGCCACCACCTCGTAGCCCCAAGACAGCTCCACCCGGCGGAACAGGCCGATCGAGGCGCTCAGGGCGGTCCAGTCCACCTGGACCTCATCCAGGCTCACATACCAGAGGCCGAACTGCGGCTTGCTGACCGGGGATTTGGAGTCACCGGCGTTCTGCCCGGCGACGTAGGCCAGCGGGTTGAACGCGATGCCGCCCACGCCCTGCAGATTGTTGAGCGGCACACCGGCGCGGGACAGACCGGGCAGGGAAAGAATGGAAAGCAGAAGTAAAAACAGGGTCGGACGACTTATTCTGGAACTCATCTTGAACTCTCCGTGGCTGAGCTGTCGTTTATTACTGCTGCGATTTTCACTGGGGCTGGTTATTGTCGCCCGGTGGACAGCAATATCGCCACGCGTTGAGCGTCTGGATGAGCGCGTTACGCCATGCCACCTCCACCGGGCCGTCTACAGGTTCGTAGGGTCGCCCTCCCGCCCGGAGTGCAGGCGGGGTGCATCCGGGAGCCCTGTCTTTCCACTGTGGCGGCCATAGAATCAACCCTCTCGAACACGTCCATACTGCCGTGGCTTGAATATATCACTTTATCGATTGAGATTATAATATATCGAGGATCGTCTGTCAAGAATCTTTGAAGAAATTATGTTGAGGTTCTTGGCCGCAGCCGTCGGCGGGGAACTATCCTGGGCAAGGAGCGAAGCTGACTGCGGGAAAGGGAAAGAGATGTTTCAGGAGAAAAGCGGGCTTCCCATAAGCAGATCCCGGCCCGGGACTGGATTGCCGGGCCGGGATTCAGAACGGCTCAGAAACCGCAGGGGTCCACGGGCGGGCTGTCACCCCAGCCGGCGAACCAGCCCCCGGGCAGCACCACCGCGGCGTGCACGTGGGCCAGGTTCTCGCGTCCGGTCAAATGATAACCCATCTTTTCCAAGGCCAGGCGGGTCTCCTCCGAAAAGGCGCGCGGCTCGGCCACGATCTCGTCCGGGAAATGCTGGTGGTGGAAACGCGGCGCGCTGACCGCCTCGCGCACGTTCATCCCGAACAGGGTCAGGTTGAGCAGCACCTGGGCCACCCCGGTGGTGATCGTGGAGCCGCCGGAGGCCCCCAAGGCGGCGTAGAGGCTCTCCCGGCCCGCGGAGTCCGGCCGGGTCACGATGGTAGGGGTCATGCTGCTCAGCATGCGCTTGCCCGGAGCCACGGTGTTGGCCTCGCCCTGGCGCAGCCCGAACTTGTTGGGCTGTCCCGGCGCGGAGGCGAAATCGTCCATTTCGTTGTTCAGCAGGAAACCCGCCCCCGGCACGACCGCGCCGTTGCCGAACGAGCCGTTGATCGTGGTGGTGACCGAGGCCGCCCCGCCCCAGCGGTCGATCACGCTGAAATGCGTGGTGTGGGCCGGCTCGGGCAGCCCCGCGCCCACCCGGTCGCTTTGGCCGGCATGTCCGGACGGGATCAGCTTACGCCGCCGGTCGAGGTAGCTTCTGGACAGCAGGCTGTCCAGCGGCACCCGGACAAAGTCGGGATCGGCCAGAAGGGCGTTGCGGTCGGCATAGGCCAGGCGCTCGGCCTCCACCACCAGGTGCGTGTAGGCGGCGCTGTTGAACCCGGCGTTCTCCGGATGCAGCGGATCGAGCAGCCCCAGGATCTGGGCCAGCACCACGCCTCCGGAGCTGGGCGGCGGCATGCCGTACACTCGGTAGCCGCGGAAATCGAACACAGTGGGCTTGCGCTCCCGGCAGCGGTAAGCCGCCAGGTCCTCCCGGCTGATCAGCCCGCCGCCCTGGGCCATGAACGAGGCCAGGCTGTCCGCCACCCAGCCGGCATAGAACCCCTCGCGGCCGTGGAGGGCGATCTCGCGCAGCACGCGCGCCAGGTCGCTCTGGCGCAGGGTGTCGCCGGCGGCCAGGGCCGGGCCGTGCGGGAAATACTTGGCGCGGCTGGACTGCCAGGGAGCGAACAGGGTGCTGTCCTCGACCAGGCCCCCGTGCAGCCAGGGCGAGACCTCCATACCCCCCTCGGCCAGGCGCAGCGCCGGCGCGATTATCTGCTCGCGGCTGAATTTGCCCGAGCCGAAACGCTCCAGGGTGGTGAGCATACCCTCCACACTGCCAGGTACGCCGGAGGCCAGAAGGCTGCGCTGGCTGAGCTCGGGACGGGCCTTGCCCTGGCTGTCCATGAACATCTCCCGCGTGGCCTTGGCCGGGGCGGCCTCGCGGTAGTCCAGGGCATGGACCAGCCCGAACGGCTCACGGTACAGGCAGAACCCGCCGCCACCCAGATTGCCCGCGGCCGGCCAGGTCACTGCCAGGGCGAAACCCACCGCCACCGCGGCATCCGCGGCGTTACCCCCGGCGCGGAGCACCTCGAAACCGGCCGCCGCAGCCTGCGGTTCGGTGCAGACCACCATGCCCACCTCGCTCATGAAAGGCTGCATACGCTGGGCCTGCAGCGTGGAGGGGGCGATGCAGAGGAGGCAAAGCAGAATCAGGCTGGTTATTTGCTGATATGTCTTGCTGGTCATTATTTCGTTCCTTATGTGTGTTGGACTGTATCATTCCCCGCCGTAGCGGGCCAGAACATCGCGCCAGTCGCCGGGACGGCCCCGCAGCTCGGCCACGGCCCGCCCGCCCGTTTCCAGGATGGCCCAGGCCGCCGGATAGCTGAACCGTCCGGCCCACAGGTGCACCCCGTCATCCCGCTCCACGCCCGTGCGCTCGAAGCCGGAGAGCGCGGACAGAGTCGACTCCCCCTCGGCTCCGGACAGGCCGCTCTCGACAGGCCGCACCACGCCCGACACGGCGAAACCGCCCAGGCGAAGGCTCAGCGGCCCGCCGGAGAGCAGGCTGATCTCGATCCGGGTGGAACCCTCGGCCGCGCCGGCCGAGAACCCAACCCTCAGCACGGACTGCCCGGCCCGGCCTGTCACCACTGCGCCCGCGGCGGAGCGGCTCTCGGCCCGGAACCCGCTGAACGACC
The sequence above is drawn from the bacterium genome and encodes:
- a CDS encoding peptidoglycan DD-metalloendopeptidase family protein, whose product is MRKRPSSAGACLAAGACLLLALALPLRLSAQTGTVKQAEDKINSSRSQLQKLEKEIQAGHEKAQGLEKQEQSVLRQIRDIERGIDRSQRTLASLNGEIGELNNEISFLSRQLDKCGRQLAQKKAILNRRLRGIYKRGRLHSLAVIFGSHSFTDLLRRFKYLTLIATQDKRLVREVGGLRQSYSQYKLAGERKLALRLTRRAELERESRQLASQENERQKLLKDVKAQRAEVLKSLEERKAEAERFREMIAEWERKRREAAEAARRQGKTLPPEVAHLSGRKGGLSWPVAKGTLLRGFGPYTDQITRTRVINNGIDIQANEGESVKCVGGGVVMRVEWYRSYGKMVMIDHGGGVYSLYTHLSDVFVAEGATVTEGQVIAKVGSTGSLEGPLLHFEIREGARAVDPRTWLKRGM
- a CDS encoding ABC transporter permease — encoded protein: MLRVIREALLGFTRARVMTAFAIVSTAFSLLVLDCLGVVLINLSALIRAMEDKVEVVVYLRDDADRGKVGLAVEDLSRAPGVAKVEYISKDEALARFREDLGADSELLQDLEGNPVPASLSISMQPGRRDTLSVRNVADLAAAYPFVEEVDYGREWLRKMDVIHHVASVVGMVSFAVLSLVAVVLIASAIKIAIFSRQKEIFIMKIVGATNGYIRRSFLLEGFLKGALGGLVASGLIFVILELFNRRVYRLAPFPDEYFLYTVTAGALMGLVGSWISLGRYLRRV
- the ftsE gene encoding cell division ATP-binding protein FtsE, translated to MITFTDVAAGYKRRGRVLENVSFHIDKSEFVFLTGPSGSGKSTLLRLIYHDLRPSAGEVVVAGFSSSSLPRRRVPALRRKLGIVFQDFCLLENRTAAENVAYALEVTGASRSFIRQRVGRVLTQLGLSGKADCYPHELSGGEQQRVGIARALVGEPFVLIADEPTGNLDPQISEEIMRLLIDINTLGTAVLIATHDYSLLQGREHFRRLHIAGGRLVFDGTVGDFVSGPLL
- the pdxA gene encoding 4-hydroxythreonine-4-phosphate dehydrogenase PdxA; amino-acid sequence: MEPGANSGTGSPVLALSAGDARGIGPEVLLKAVAALSGEDLFRPLAVGCRAVLERVAAELWPGGAGCPEPVASLIGATLEVAAPAELAALEAAGPEWRAWLRARPELSGAWAGRAVEKAAHLALDGTAAAIATAPLDKSALNAGGYHYPGHTELLAHLAGDCEVSMMLAGAGLRVVPATTHIALARVPGAITQNLILSQCRIIDSALRFLFGIASPRLAVCGLNPHLGDSGVAGDEDQRVTIPAAEAARVEGLGVAGPFPADTVFVRAARGEFDAVLAMYHDQAMIAIKMHAFGRGVNITLGLPFVRTSPDHGTALDIAGRGTADSSSMQEALRLAALLGRNRAARSAG
- a CDS encoding peptidylprolyl isomerase, with protein sequence MKRYMLAALLALSFGALAAQEENPFQAAAASDSAAAKPATGPDTRYVQDDIAAVVGDEVILASEIKMELITALRQNRIPISDTAAIHQITHQVLDEAIAQKVLLHQAKEAKVEVAEDELNPMVESQLKDMRAQFPSEEAFQRNIAESGLSMVQLKDFYREMMRDKLMGQNFLRDRSHDMPRVKVSEEEARALFDAQAQRPMRPEEVKVLHMLIAPKPGQVVLDSARAKIDSIYAMYKGGADFAYLAEKYSDDPSAAARGGDLGFFSKGEMVKEFEEAAFEMKVGEVRIVRSKYGWHLIRVEARRQKEVRARHILAQTEIRDVDWAHSRELAESLRQRVLAGENFYKLAKENSEDASQLPENPPLLEMDKLEQPVINALKGAMTPLPADTTQRISEVVEARPSGYLVVLEMEYKPAAPVSFEELRDQLIERIQQQKMIEAYLQKLREKTYVEIRFKDWNPQEGF
- a CDS encoding DUF3034 family protein; the protein is MSSRISRPTLFLLLLSILSLPGLSRAGVPLNNLQGVGGIAFNPLAYVAGQNAGDSKSPVSKPQFGLWYVSLDEVQVDWTALSASIGLFRRVELSWGYEVVAPAGHNIHKHSLGAKVLLVPENAGGSPAVPAVSAGVIWKRASGVAAPTENSSADLYLVASKLITQLPRPLLLSGGLLSTENRVTGVFGFDDKRDQTFFGNVDLLPRPNLALGFEYLQGAEFDAFRNSGYWDLHAAWFADPHLTLVAAYVNAGDKKSTRRVGLGDGLVLSAQYAF
- the ggt gene encoding gamma-glutamyltransferase encodes the protein MTSKTYQQITSLILLCLLCIAPSTLQAQRMQPFMSEVGMVVCTEPQAAAAGFEVLRAGGNAADAAVAVGFALAVTWPAAGNLGGGGFCLYREPFGLVHALDYREAAPAKATREMFMDSQGKARPELSQRSLLASGVPGSVEGMLTTLERFGSGKFSREQIIAPALRLAEGGMEVSPWLHGGLVEDSTLFAPWQSSRAKYFPHGPALAAGDTLRQSDLARVLREIALHGREGFYAGWVADSLASFMAQGGGLISREDLAAYRCRERKPTVFDFRGYRVYGMPPPSSGGVVLAQILGLLDPLHPENAGFNSAAYTHLVVEAERLAYADRNALLADPDFVRVPLDSLLSRSYLDRRRKLIPSGHAGQSDRVGAGLPEPAHTTHFSVIDRWGGAASVTTTINGSFGNGAVVPGAGFLLNNEMDDFASAPGQPNKFGLRQGEANTVAPGKRMLSSMTPTIVTRPDSAGRESLYAALGASGGSTITTGVAQVLLNLTLFGMNVREAVSAPRFHHQHFPDEIVAEPRAFSEETRLALEKMGYHLTGRENLAHVHAAVVLPGGWFAGWGDSPPVDPCGF